A single window of Pieris napi chromosome 8, ilPieNapi1.2, whole genome shotgun sequence DNA harbors:
- the LOC125051541 gene encoding uncharacterized protein LOC125051541, with protein MDFNTTVNADYQWPFPKPIVGKPCEPPKPEAAPTTRPAPVAPYCHCDAHSYSPRVEQYKQLLEKEQKLCQDYEQLRKQMVDVTNDILDHPCDDLDTKMTTMYQATYKKRSFPVSDYEKIIAASQSSAPIPIESNRLGVLRCYKDPTHFTDNPPTVRPTINPPGPVHTGVAPISVQSWFTDFPGRSEYMDTYSASAKACWRSMQRFKEPLPSTRRRADDTCV; from the exons ATGGATTTCAACACAACAGTTAATGCTGATTATCAATGGCCATTTCCGAAGCCTATAGTTGGAAA ACCCTGTGAGCCGCCTAAACCAGAAGCAGCACCTACAACCAGACCAGCACCTGTGGCTCCATACTGCCACTGCGATGCACATTCATACTCGCCACGCGTTGAACAATATAAACAACTACTCGAAAAGGAACAGAAACTATGTCAAGATTACGAACAGTTGAGGAAACAG ATGGTAGATGTCACAAATGACATATTGGATCACCCCTGTGACGATCTTGATACTAAAATGACCACCATGTATCAGGCTACCTATAAGAAAAGAT CTTTCCCAGTATCGgactatgaaaaaataatagccGCATCTCAATCAAGCGCACCCATACCAATCGAGAGCAATCGTCTCGGAGTATTACGTTGTTACAAGGACCCCACTCACTTCACTGACAACCCCCCGACTGTACGACCAACTATAAACCCTCCGGGGCCCGTCCATACTGGGGTTGCTCCCATATCCGTCCAAAGCTGGTTCACGGACTTTCCAGGAAGGTCTGAATACATGGACACGTACAGTGCTTCAGCAAAAGCCTGTTGGAGGTCCATGCAACGGTTTAAGGAACCTCTACCCTCGACAAGACGTAGGGCGGACGATACATGCGTTTAA